A single window of Electrophorus electricus isolate fEleEle1 chromosome 16, fEleEle1.pri, whole genome shotgun sequence DNA harbors:
- the LOC113591575 gene encoding gastrula zinc finger protein XlCGF52.1-like isoform X3: MDNQLYIGVNRTSSKCSGSFPSKELNHVKRKYTKYGLKPFTCTECEKRFSTQSYLKTHMMKHTGEKTFHCNECGKNYSTKGNLKVHQSLHARRETYRCSPCAKVFTKLTVFKAHQARHGEKPFDCSVCGKRFSCKGNLKAHLRVHTGEKPYQCSYCDRSFSYKTHCMNHVRSHTNERPYQCSFCEKTFCRSHGLKAHEELHTAEKPHKCSHCGKSFKVMRYLLCHQRIHTGEKPYLCAQCGKTFTWLKDCLTHQRIHTGERPYMCATCGKRFNKPYSLSVHKRVHTGDRPYKCSQCEKTFARLDTLKTHQRKHSGEKPYRCTVCSETFAYLGSFHSHKKKHMRCTALS, encoded by the exons ATGGAcaatcagctttacattg gTGTAAACAGAACGTCTTCTAAATGCAGTGGGTCCTTTCCGTCCAAGGAGCTAAATCATGTGAAAAGGAAGTACACTAAATATGGATTAAAACCCTTCACCTGCACAGAGTGTGAGAAAAGATTTTCCACACAGAGttatctgaaaacacacatgatGAAACACACCGGAGAGAAGACCTTCCACTGTAACGAGTGTGGGAAGAATTACAGTACTAAAGGCAATCTCAAAGTTCACCAAAGTTTACATGCAAGAAGAGAGACATACAGGTGCTCCCCCTGTGCGAAGGTCTTCACTAAGCTCACTGTCTTTAAAGCACACCAGGCGAGGCATGGTGAAAAGCCCTTCGACTGCAGCGTGTGCGGGAAACGTTTCAGCTGTAAAGGGAATCTTAAGGCACATCTGAGAGTTCACACAGGGGAAAAACCTTACCAGTGTTCCTATTGTGACAGGAGCTTCAGTTACAAAACCCACTGTATGAACCATgtacgctcacacacaaacgagAGGCCATACCAGTGCTCGTTCTGTGAGAAAACGTTTTGCAGATCCCATGGTTTAAAAGCACATGAAGAATTACACACTGCAGAAAAGCCTCACAAGTGCTCTCactgtgggaagagttttaaaGTAATGAGGTATTTACTGTGTCACCAGAGAATACACACAGGGGAGAAGCCTTACCTCTGTGCTCAGTGTGGGAAAACATTCACGTGGTTGAAGGACTGCTTAACGCATCAGAGAATACACACTGGCGAAAGGCCGTACATGTGCGCTACATGTGGAAAAAGGTTCAATAAACCTTACAGTCTTAGTGTGCATAAAAGAGTTCATACTGGAGATAGGCCTTACAAATGCTCTCAGTGTGAGAAAACCTTTGCTAGGCTGGACACTTTAAAAACCCACCAGAGGAAGCATTCTGGGGAGAAGCCTTACCGCTGTACAGTGTGTTCAGAGACCTTTGCCTACCTGGGCAGTTTTCACTCTCACAAGAAAAAACACATGAGGTGCACTGCCCTCAGCTAA
- the LOC113591575 gene encoding gastrula zinc finger protein XlCGF52.1-like isoform X4 — MMKHTGEKTFHCNECGKNYSTKGNLKVHQSLHARRETYRCSPCAKVFTKLTVFKAHQARHGEKPFDCSVCGKRFSCKGNLKAHLRVHTGEKPYQCSYCDRSFSYKTHCMNHVRSHTNERPYQCSFCEKTFCRSHGLKAHEELHTAEKPHKCSHCGKSFKVMRYLLCHQRIHTGEKPYLCAQCGKTFTWLKDCLTHQRIHTGERPYMCATCGKRFNKPYSLSVHKRVHTGDRPYKCSQCEKTFARLDTLKTHQRKHSGEKPYRCTVCSETFAYLGSFHSHKKKHMRCTALS, encoded by the coding sequence atgatGAAACACACCGGAGAGAAGACCTTCCACTGTAACGAGTGTGGGAAGAATTACAGTACTAAAGGCAATCTCAAAGTTCACCAAAGTTTACATGCAAGAAGAGAGACATACAGGTGCTCCCCCTGTGCGAAGGTCTTCACTAAGCTCACTGTCTTTAAAGCACACCAGGCGAGGCATGGTGAAAAGCCCTTCGACTGCAGCGTGTGCGGGAAACGTTTCAGCTGTAAAGGGAATCTTAAGGCACATCTGAGAGTTCACACAGGGGAAAAACCTTACCAGTGTTCCTATTGTGACAGGAGCTTCAGTTACAAAACCCACTGTATGAACCATgtacgctcacacacaaacgagAGGCCATACCAGTGCTCGTTCTGTGAGAAAACGTTTTGCAGATCCCATGGTTTAAAAGCACATGAAGAATTACACACTGCAGAAAAGCCTCACAAGTGCTCTCactgtgggaagagttttaaaGTAATGAGGTATTTACTGTGTCACCAGAGAATACACACAGGGGAGAAGCCTTACCTCTGTGCTCAGTGTGGGAAAACATTCACGTGGTTGAAGGACTGCTTAACGCATCAGAGAATACACACTGGCGAAAGGCCGTACATGTGCGCTACATGTGGAAAAAGGTTCAATAAACCTTACAGTCTTAGTGTGCATAAAAGAGTTCATACTGGAGATAGGCCTTACAAATGCTCTCAGTGTGAGAAAACCTTTGCTAGGCTGGACACTTTAAAAACCCACCAGAGGAAGCATTCTGGGGAGAAGCCTTACCGCTGTACAGTGTGTTCAGAGACCTTTGCCTACCTGGGCAGTTTTCACTCTCACAAGAAAAAACACATGAGGTGCACTGCCCTCAGCTAA
- the LOC113591575 gene encoding zinc finger protein OZF-like isoform X2 has protein sequence MENVPNQSPVCKTEPNPTVTLEPDCNTLNLHTLQNMEDEPSQSSVCGPEQASVAALESVCDHENQSTLQEDVPSLSLHCYSDPNPTESLDSDCDGGDQHTMQSPLKTCSVRLVDCRKILELNGNIIAQRDQSGGDDAECAGDDDDDDEGDCGDGDDDGDDFVPSGVNRTSSKCSGSFPSKELNHVKRKYTKYGLKPFTCTECEKRFSTQSYLKTHMMKHTGEKTFHCNECGKNYSTKGNLKVHQSLHARRETYRCSPCAKVFTKLTVFKAHQARHGEKPFDCSVCGKRFSCKGNLKAHLRVHTGEKPYQCSYCDRSFSYKTHCMNHVRSHTNERPYQCSFCEKTFCRSHGLKAHEELHTAEKPHKCSHCGKSFKVMRYLLCHQRIHTGEKPYLCAQCGKTFTWLKDCLTHQRIHTGERPYMCATCGKRFNKPYSLSVHKRVHTGDRPYKCSQCEKTFARLDTLKTHQRKHSGEKPYRCTVCSETFAYLGSFHSHKKKHMRCTALS, from the exons ATGGAGAATGTACCCAATCAGTCTCCGGTGTGTAAAACTGAACCAAACCCCACAGTCACACTGGAACCTGACTGTAACACTCTTaacctgcacacactgcagaacatGGAGGATGAACCCAGTCAGTCTTCTGTTTGTGGACCTGAACAGGCCTCTGTTGCCGCACTGGAGTCTGTATGTGACCATGAGAATCAGTCCACACTGCAGGAGGATGTACCTAGTCTCTCTCTACACTGTTATAGTGACCCAAACCCTACAGAGTCCCTGGACTCTGACTGTGATGGAGGAGACCAGCACACAATGCAGTCTCCATTAAAGACATGTTCGGTTAGACTTGTGGACTGCAGGAAAATTCTGGAGCTGAATGGAAACATCATAGCACAGAGAGACCAGAGTGGTGGTGATGATGCTGAATGTGctggggatgatgatgatgatgatgagggtgactgtggtgatggtgatgatgatggtgatgatttTGTTCCTTCAG gTGTAAACAGAACGTCTTCTAAATGCAGTGGGTCCTTTCCGTCCAAGGAGCTAAATCATGTGAAAAGGAAGTACACTAAATATGGATTAAAACCCTTCACCTGCACAGAGTGTGAGAAAAGATTTTCCACACAGAGttatctgaaaacacacatgatGAAACACACCGGAGAGAAGACCTTCCACTGTAACGAGTGTGGGAAGAATTACAGTACTAAAGGCAATCTCAAAGTTCACCAAAGTTTACATGCAAGAAGAGAGACATACAGGTGCTCCCCCTGTGCGAAGGTCTTCACTAAGCTCACTGTCTTTAAAGCACACCAGGCGAGGCATGGTGAAAAGCCCTTCGACTGCAGCGTGTGCGGGAAACGTTTCAGCTGTAAAGGGAATCTTAAGGCACATCTGAGAGTTCACACAGGGGAAAAACCTTACCAGTGTTCCTATTGTGACAGGAGCTTCAGTTACAAAACCCACTGTATGAACCATgtacgctcacacacaaacgagAGGCCATACCAGTGCTCGTTCTGTGAGAAAACGTTTTGCAGATCCCATGGTTTAAAAGCACATGAAGAATTACACACTGCAGAAAAGCCTCACAAGTGCTCTCactgtgggaagagttttaaaGTAATGAGGTATTTACTGTGTCACCAGAGAATACACACAGGGGAGAAGCCTTACCTCTGTGCTCAGTGTGGGAAAACATTCACGTGGTTGAAGGACTGCTTAACGCATCAGAGAATACACACTGGCGAAAGGCCGTACATGTGCGCTACATGTGGAAAAAGGTTCAATAAACCTTACAGTCTTAGTGTGCATAAAAGAGTTCATACTGGAGATAGGCCTTACAAATGCTCTCAGTGTGAGAAAACCTTTGCTAGGCTGGACACTTTAAAAACCCACCAGAGGAAGCATTCTGGGGAGAAGCCTTACCGCTGTACAGTGTGTTCAGAGACCTTTGCCTACCTGGGCAGTTTTCACTCTCACAAGAAAAAACACATGAGGTGCACTGCCCTCAGCTAA